A region from the Nocardioides coralli genome encodes:
- the rpoB gene encoding DNA-directed RNA polymerase subunit beta, which yields MAARTATGHTLGSQRISFAKITEPLELPQLLSLQTDSFDWLIGNEAWNAEVKRRRDADEDVSAKSGLQEIFEEISPIEDFSETMSLSFDNPVFYDPKYTVEECKEKDFTYSAPLYVSAEFTNNETGEIKGQTVFMGDFPLMTPKGTFIINGTERVVVSQLVRSPGVYFERTPDKTSDKDIYTSKLIPSRGAWLEFEVDKRDLVGVRLDRKRKQNVTVLLKALQAVAEETGEAYDYDAVMAELREFESIQLTEEKDHTQGPDDALLDIYRKLRPGEPPTREAALTLLKNYYFNPKRYDLAKVGRYKINKKLGLTEAFDQQTLTIADIVATIKFIVALHDGRESLEAPAGEIVIDADDIDHFGNRRMRTVGELIQNQLRTGLARMERVVRERMTTQDVEAITPQSLINIRPVVAALKEFFGTSQLSQFMDQTNPIAGLTHKRRLSALGPGGLSRDRAGMEVRDVHPSHYGRMCPIETPEGPNIGLIGSLASYGRINPFGFVETPYRVVKNGKVTDEVHYLTADDEDRYVIAQANAALDDKGRFVNERVLVRQRDGEVSEILAGEIDYMDVSPRQMVSVATALIPFLEHDDANRALMGANMQRQAVPLIKSDSPLVGTGIEYRAAVDAGDVVVAEKAGVVKEVSADIVETMNDDGTYTTYKLAKFRRSNQGTCINQRPLVSEGDKLQVGSPIADGPCTDDAEMALGTNLLVAFMPWQGHNYEDAIILSNRLVQEDVLTSIHIEEHEVDARDTKLGPEEITRDIPNVGEDMLADLDERGIIRIGAEVTTGDILVGKVTPKGETELTPEERLLRAIFGEKAREVRDTSMKVPHGESGTVIGVRVFDREDGDELPPGVNQLVRVYVAQKRKISVGDKLAGRHGNKGVIAKILPIEDMPFMEDGTPVDVVLNPLGVPRRMNIGQILELHLGWLAKQGWDLDLHGDKGSQAWKDRLMSIHAQKAEPDTKVATPVFDGAREDEITGLLGATLPNRDGDRLIDETGKANLFDGRSGEPFPDPVSVGYMYILKLHHLVDDKIHARSTGPYSMITQQPLGGKAQFGGQRFGEMEVWAMEAYGAAYALQELLTIKSDDVPGRVKVYEAIVKGENIPDSGIPESFKVLVKEMQSLCLNVEVLSQDGSQIELKDAEEDVFRAAEELGIDLSRREPSSVEEV from the coding sequence TTGGCTGCGCGCACCGCCACTGGTCACACGCTTGGCTCCCAGCGAATCTCCTTCGCAAAGATCACCGAACCGCTCGAGCTCCCGCAGCTCCTCTCCCTCCAGACCGACAGCTTCGACTGGCTGATCGGCAACGAGGCCTGGAACGCCGAGGTCAAGCGGCGCCGGGACGCCGACGAGGACGTCTCCGCCAAGTCGGGGCTGCAGGAGATCTTCGAGGAGATCTCCCCGATCGAGGACTTCAGCGAGACCATGTCGCTGTCGTTCGACAACCCGGTCTTCTACGACCCGAAGTACACCGTCGAGGAGTGCAAGGAGAAGGACTTCACCTACTCCGCACCGCTCTACGTCTCCGCCGAGTTCACCAACAACGAGACCGGTGAGATCAAGGGCCAGACGGTCTTCATGGGCGACTTCCCGCTCATGACGCCCAAGGGCACCTTCATCATCAACGGCACCGAGCGCGTCGTCGTCTCGCAGCTCGTCCGGTCGCCCGGCGTCTACTTCGAGCGCACCCCCGACAAGACGTCGGACAAGGACATCTACACCTCCAAGCTGATCCCGTCGCGCGGTGCGTGGCTGGAGTTCGAGGTCGACAAGCGCGACCTCGTCGGCGTCCGCCTGGACCGCAAGCGCAAGCAGAACGTGACCGTGCTGCTCAAGGCGCTGCAGGCCGTTGCCGAGGAGACCGGCGAGGCCTACGACTACGACGCCGTCATGGCGGAGCTGCGCGAGTTCGAGTCGATCCAGCTCACCGAGGAGAAGGACCACACGCAGGGTCCCGACGACGCGCTGCTCGACATCTACCGCAAGCTCCGCCCGGGTGAGCCGCCGACGCGCGAAGCCGCCCTGACGCTGCTGAAGAACTACTACTTCAACCCCAAGCGCTACGACCTCGCCAAGGTCGGCCGCTACAAGATCAACAAGAAGCTCGGCCTGACCGAGGCCTTCGACCAGCAGACGCTGACGATCGCCGACATCGTGGCGACCATCAAGTTCATCGTCGCCCTCCACGACGGCCGCGAGTCGCTCGAGGCGCCGGCCGGCGAGATCGTGATCGACGCCGACGACATCGACCACTTCGGCAACCGCCGGATGCGGACGGTCGGCGAGCTCATCCAGAACCAGCTGCGCACCGGCCTGGCCCGGATGGAGCGTGTGGTTCGGGAGCGGATGACCACCCAGGACGTCGAGGCGATCACGCCGCAGTCCCTCATCAACATCCGGCCCGTGGTCGCGGCGCTGAAGGAGTTCTTCGGCACCTCGCAGCTCTCGCAGTTCATGGACCAGACCAACCCGATCGCCGGTCTGACGCACAAGCGTCGCCTCTCGGCGCTCGGCCCCGGCGGTCTGTCCCGTGACCGCGCCGGCATGGAGGTCCGCGACGTCCACCCGTCGCACTACGGTCGGATGTGCCCGATCGAGACGCCGGAAGGCCCCAACATCGGCCTGATCGGGTCGCTGGCCTCCTACGGTCGGATCAACCCCTTCGGCTTCGTGGAGACCCCCTACCGGGTCGTCAAGAACGGCAAGGTCACCGACGAGGTGCACTACCTCACCGCTGACGACGAGGACCGCTACGTCATCGCGCAGGCCAACGCCGCGCTCGACGACAAGGGTCGCTTCGTCAACGAGCGGGTGCTGGTGCGCCAGCGTGACGGCGAGGTCTCGGAGATCCTGGCCGGCGAGATCGACTACATGGACGTCTCGCCGCGGCAGATGGTCTCGGTCGCCACCGCCCTGATCCCGTTCCTCGAGCACGACGACGCCAACCGCGCGCTCATGGGCGCCAACATGCAGCGCCAGGCTGTCCCGCTCATCAAGAGCGACAGCCCGCTGGTCGGCACCGGCATCGAGTACCGCGCCGCGGTCGACGCCGGTGACGTCGTGGTGGCCGAGAAGGCCGGTGTGGTCAAGGAGGTCTCGGCCGACATCGTCGAGACCATGAACGACGACGGCACCTACACCACCTACAAGCTGGCCAAGTTCCGCCGGTCCAACCAGGGCACCTGCATCAACCAGCGGCCGCTGGTCAGCGAGGGCGACAAGCTCCAGGTGGGCTCGCCGATCGCCGACGGTCCGTGCACCGACGACGCCGAGATGGCGCTGGGCACCAACCTGCTGGTCGCGTTCATGCCGTGGCAGGGCCACAACTACGAGGACGCGATCATCCTCAGCAACCGCCTGGTGCAGGAGGACGTGCTCACCTCGATCCACATCGAGGAGCACGAGGTCGACGCCCGCGACACCAAGCTGGGCCCCGAGGAGATCACCCGCGACATCCCGAACGTCGGCGAGGACATGCTCGCCGACCTCGACGAGCGCGGCATCATCCGGATCGGCGCGGAGGTCACCACCGGTGACATCCTCGTCGGCAAGGTGACCCCGAAGGGCGAGACCGAGCTCACCCCCGAGGAGCGCCTGCTCCGCGCGATCTTCGGCGAGAAGGCGCGCGAGGTGCGCGACACCTCGATGAAGGTGCCCCACGGTGAGTCCGGCACGGTCATCGGCGTCCGGGTCTTCGACCGCGAGGACGGCGACGAGCTGCCCCCGGGTGTCAACCAGCTGGTGCGCGTCTACGTCGCCCAGAAGCGGAAGATCTCGGTGGGCGACAAGCTCGCCGGCCGCCACGGCAACAAGGGCGTCATCGCCAAGATCCTGCCGATCGAGGACATGCCGTTCATGGAGGACGGCACGCCCGTCGACGTCGTGCTCAACCCGCTGGGTGTCCCGCGACGCATGAACATCGGCCAGATCCTCGAGCTGCACCTGGGCTGGCTGGCCAAGCAGGGCTGGGACCTCGACCTCCACGGCGACAAGGGCTCGCAGGCGTGGAAGGACCGACTCATGTCGATCCACGCCCAGAAGGCCGAGCCGGACACGAAGGTCGCGACCCCGGTCTTCGACGGTGCCCGCGAGGACGAGATCACCGGCCTGCTGGGTGCCACGCTGCCCAACCGTGACGGTGACCGGCTGATCGACGAGACCGGCAAGGCCAACCTGTTCGACGGCCGCTCAGGCGAGCCGTTCCCGGACCCGGTCTCGGTCGGCTACATGTACATCCTCAAGCTGCACCACCTGGTGGACGACAAGATCCACGCGCGCAGCACCGGCCCCTACTCGATGATCACGCAGCAGCCGCTGGGCGGTAAGGCCCAGTTCGGCGGCCAGCGGTTCGGCGAGATGGAGGTGTGGGCCATGGAGGCCTACGGTGCGGCGTACGCCCTCCAGGAGCTGCTGACGATCAAGTCCGACGACGTGCCCGGTCGCGTCAAGGTCTACGAGGCCATCGTCAAGGGCGAGAACATCCCCGACTCCGGCATCCCCGAGTCGTTCAAGGTGCTCGTCAAGGAGATGCAGTCGCTCTGCCTGAACGTCGAGGTGCTCAGCCAGGACGGTTCGCAGATCGAGCTCAAGGACGCCGAGGAAGACGTCTTCCGGGCGGCCGAGGAGCTGGGCATCGACTTGTCCCGCCGCGAGCCGAGCTCGGTCGAAGAGGTCTGA
- a CDS encoding DUF429 domain-containing protein, whose amino-acid sequence MSRRVVLGVDGCRAGWVGALLVGSEVKVLVEPDITTLVATAGRTHPPAVVGIDIPIGLPDDGPRVADVAARRELPVGRKSSVFPTPVRAAVASASHPEANAAQRAATGKGLSVQGFHLCAKIAEVDRWVRLGPEVPVLEVHPEVSFAAMGADTVPSKRTAAGRAVRLAALRGAGITPPARLDGPGHGADDLLDACAVAWTARRHLTGASRSLPADPEVFSDGLPAAIHV is encoded by the coding sequence ATGTCGCGGCGTGTCGTCCTCGGGGTCGACGGCTGCCGCGCCGGCTGGGTCGGCGCGCTGCTGGTCGGCAGTGAGGTCAAAGTGCTGGTGGAGCCCGACATCACGACCCTGGTGGCCACCGCGGGGCGGACGCACCCGCCGGCGGTGGTCGGGATCGACATCCCCATCGGGCTGCCCGACGACGGGCCCCGGGTGGCGGACGTCGCCGCGCGCCGCGAGCTGCCGGTCGGACGCAAGTCCTCGGTCTTCCCCACGCCGGTCCGGGCTGCGGTGGCGTCGGCGAGCCACCCCGAGGCCAACGCCGCCCAGCGGGCTGCGACCGGCAAGGGGCTCAGCGTCCAGGGGTTCCACCTGTGCGCCAAGATCGCCGAGGTCGACCGGTGGGTGCGGCTCGGCCCCGAGGTCCCCGTGCTGGAGGTCCACCCGGAGGTGAGCTTCGCGGCCATGGGGGCCGACACCGTCCCCTCGAAGCGGACCGCGGCCGGACGCGCGGTCCGGCTGGCCGCGCTGCGCGGGGCCGGCATCACGCCACCGGCGCGGCTGGACGGCCCCGGTCACGGCGCCGACGACCTGCTGGACGCCTGCGCCGTGGCCTGGACCGCCCGACGTCACCTCACCGGTGCCTCACGCTCGCTGCCCGCCGACCCCGAGGTGTTCTCCGACGGGCTGCCGGCCGCCATCCACGTGTGA
- a CDS encoding sensor histidine kinase, producing MEILRGRPRLVELVAAGLLGVLGVGEVLVPFGSRVGSGSEVASAAAAAVVAVSLLWCRRVPWLPAVVFAVAWPLALLPTGSVFILFYGQLAPLLVVLFLTVRYGEGRVPALGAGVVVASFVAIDVFSTEMRSPGELFFHWTVGLLTASAAVGLRRLEGRARASTRRAIEAEVGAAEQAMRAVVDERTRIARELHDIVAHAVTSMVVQAGAAQQADGDRAFVDTALDAIRRTGNDALAEMRRLVGMLREESDAPLAPQPRLEALPALIAAASTEGPATRLEVVGAERELPVGLDLAVYRIVQEALTNVRKHAQASECVVRLEYHPDEVRLEVVDDGRGGSAREPGGHGLVGMRERVGMYGGRFTAGPERDRGFAVRAVLPVAT from the coding sequence GTGGAGATCCTGCGGGGGAGGCCCCGTCTCGTCGAGCTGGTGGCCGCCGGGCTGCTCGGCGTGCTCGGCGTCGGCGAGGTGCTGGTGCCCTTCGGCTCCCGGGTCGGGTCGGGGTCGGAGGTCGCGTCCGCGGCCGCCGCGGCCGTCGTCGCGGTCTCCCTGCTGTGGTGCCGGCGCGTCCCCTGGCTGCCGGCCGTGGTGTTCGCCGTCGCCTGGCCGCTGGCGCTGCTGCCGACCGGTTCGGTCTTCATCCTGTTCTACGGTCAGCTGGCGCCGCTGCTGGTGGTGCTCTTCCTCACGGTGAGGTACGGCGAGGGACGGGTCCCGGCCCTGGGGGCCGGCGTGGTCGTGGCGTCGTTCGTGGCCATCGACGTGTTCAGCACCGAGATGCGGTCGCCGGGCGAGCTGTTCTTCCACTGGACGGTCGGGCTGCTGACCGCCAGCGCCGCCGTCGGGCTGCGTCGGCTGGAGGGCCGGGCCCGCGCGTCGACCCGGCGGGCGATCGAGGCCGAGGTGGGGGCAGCGGAGCAGGCGATGCGCGCCGTGGTCGACGAGCGGACGCGGATCGCACGGGAGCTGCACGACATCGTCGCGCACGCGGTGACCTCGATGGTGGTGCAGGCGGGAGCCGCGCAGCAGGCCGACGGCGACCGCGCGTTCGTGGACACCGCCCTCGACGCCATCCGGCGCACCGGCAACGACGCGCTGGCCGAGATGCGTCGGCTCGTCGGCATGCTCCGGGAGGAGAGCGATGCGCCGCTGGCACCGCAGCCCCGGCTCGAGGCGCTCCCGGCCCTCATCGCGGCTGCCTCGACCGAGGGACCGGCGACGAGGCTGGAGGTGGTCGGAGCCGAGCGGGAGCTGCCGGTCGGCCTCGACCTCGCCGTCTACCGCATCGTGCAGGAGGCGCTGACCAACGTGCGCAAGCACGCGCAGGCCAGCGAGTGCGTGGTCCGGCTGGAGTACCACCCCGACGAAGTGCGGCTCGAGGTCGTCGACGACGGCCGGGGCGGGTCGGCGCGGGAGCCGGGTGGGCACGGGCTGGTGGGCATGCGCGAGCGGGTCGGCATGTACGGCGGCCGGTTCACGGCCGGCCCGGAGCGCGACCGCGGCTTCGCCGTCCGGGCCGTGCTGCCGGTGGCCACGTGA
- a CDS encoding cytochrome c biogenesis CcdA family protein, with product MGDTLTLAVAAGMLAAVNPCGFALLPAYLSVLVLGDDSPGTGRAVGRALALTGWMTLGFVAVFGIFGLVISPVASQVQQYLPWFTVVFGVLVALAGVWLALGRELPQLRIGTGSGKAVTRTAPAMVGFGASYAVASLTCTIAPFLAVVVAGFRAGSVGEGVLLYVGYAAGMGLLVGVAAVAVAVARRGLVTGLRRTGRWVPRVAGVLLLVVGAYVAWYGAWELRVLGGDDPADPVIDLAARIQRTLAEWVDALAP from the coding sequence GTGGGCGACACCCTGACGCTGGCGGTGGCCGCCGGCATGCTGGCCGCGGTGAACCCGTGCGGCTTCGCCCTGCTGCCGGCGTACCTCTCGGTGCTGGTGCTGGGTGACGACTCCCCCGGCACGGGACGCGCCGTCGGTCGTGCGCTGGCCCTCACCGGGTGGATGACCCTGGGTTTCGTGGCCGTCTTCGGCATCTTCGGACTGGTCATCTCGCCGGTGGCCTCCCAGGTCCAGCAGTACCTGCCCTGGTTCACCGTGGTCTTCGGTGTCCTTGTCGCCCTCGCCGGCGTGTGGCTGGCGCTCGGACGCGAGCTGCCGCAGCTGCGGATCGGCACCGGCAGCGGCAAGGCCGTCACCCGGACCGCCCCCGCCATGGTGGGTTTCGGGGCGTCGTACGCCGTCGCGTCGCTGACCTGCACCATCGCCCCGTTCCTGGCGGTGGTCGTCGCCGGCTTCCGGGCAGGCTCGGTCGGCGAGGGCGTCCTGCTCTACGTCGGCTACGCGGCCGGCATGGGCCTGTTGGTCGGCGTCGCGGCCGTGGCGGTCGCGGTCGCCCGTCGCGGGCTGGTCACGGGGCTGCGGCGCACCGGTCGGTGGGTGCCGCGGGTCGCCGGCGTGCTGCTGCTCGTGGTCGGTGCCTACGTGGCGTGGTACGGCGCCTGGGAGCTGCGCGTGCTGGGCGGTGACGACCCCGCCGACCCGGTCATCGACCTCGCCGCCCGGATCCAGCGGACGCTGGCCGAGTGGGTCGACGCCCTCGCGCCGTGA
- a CDS encoding response regulator: MTAAATRALVVDDQELVRVGFRMILERGGVEVVGEAADGLEAVEAAATLAPDVVLMDVRMPRLDGIEATRRVVAHDPAVRVVVLTTFDLDEYVMQAVRAGASGFLLKDIPPADLVHAVGVVARGDALLAPALTRRLLERFAEQPETVADPRVEGLSAREREVMLAVASGQSNAEIGGRLHLSEATVKTYVSRLLTKLDVRDRVQLTVLAYESGLVVPRGG, from the coding sequence GTGACCGCGGCGGCGACCCGGGCGCTGGTGGTCGACGACCAGGAGCTGGTGCGGGTCGGCTTCCGGATGATCCTCGAACGCGGGGGTGTGGAGGTCGTCGGGGAGGCGGCCGACGGCCTCGAGGCCGTCGAGGCCGCCGCCACCCTGGCGCCGGACGTGGTGCTCATGGACGTGCGGATGCCCCGGCTCGACGGCATCGAGGCCACCCGCCGGGTGGTGGCCCACGACCCCGCCGTGCGGGTCGTGGTGCTGACGACGTTCGACCTCGACGAGTACGTCATGCAGGCCGTGCGGGCGGGCGCCAGCGGCTTCCTGCTCAAGGACATCCCGCCGGCCGACCTGGTGCACGCCGTCGGGGTCGTGGCCCGCGGTGACGCCCTGCTCGCCCCGGCGCTGACCCGCCGGCTGCTGGAGCGCTTCGCCGAGCAGCCCGAGACGGTCGCCGACCCGCGGGTCGAGGGTCTCAGCGCGCGCGAGCGCGAGGTGATGCTGGCCGTCGCGTCGGGGCAGTCGAACGCGGAGATCGGCGGTCGGCTCCACCTGAGCGAGGCCACCGTGAAGACCTACGTGTCGCGGCTGCTGACCAAGCTCGACGTCCGCGACCGGGTGCAGCTGACCGTCCTGGCCTACGAGTCGGGGCTGGTCGTGCCCCGCGGCGGGTGA
- a CDS encoding DNA-directed RNA polymerase subunit beta', whose product MLDVNFFDQLKIGLATADEIRAWSHGEVKKPETINYRTLKPERDGLFCEKIFGPTRDWECYCGKYKRVRFKGIICERCGVEVTRSKVRRERMGHIELAAPVTHIWYFKGVPSRLGYLLDLAPKDLEKVIYFAAYMITSVDEDARHRDLSSLEGKVQLERERLEKRRDGAIEDRTKKLEEDLATLEAEGAKADQRRKVRDGAEREMKQLRDKAQREIDRLDEVWDTFKSLKVQDLMGDEMLYREMKAWFGKYFEGHMGATAIQKRLESFDIEAEVEALRDVIATGKGQRKVRALKRLKVVDAFRKTGNQPIGMVLDAVPVIPPDLRPMVQLDGGRFATSDLNDLYRRVINRNNRLKRLLDLGAPEIIVNNEKRMLQEAVDSLFDNGRRGRPVTGPGNRPLKSLSDMLKGKQGRFRQNLLGKRVDYSGRSVIVSGPQLKLHQCGLPKQMALELFKPFVMKRLVDLSHAQNIKSAKRMVERARPVVWDVLEEVITEHPVLLNRAPTLHRLGIQAFEPQLVEGKAIQIHPLVCTAFNADFDGDQMAVHLPLSAEAQAEARILMLSTNNILKPSDGRPVTMPTQDMIIGLFFLTTQREGEPGEGRAFASTAEAVMAFDHGEISLQSKVRIRFPDLVPPLDLELGEDWEEGRSITLETTLGRALFNDTLPADYPYVNYEVGKKALGAIVNDLAERYSKVEVAASLDALKDAGFHWATRSGVTVSIDDVTTPEDKAGILADYEKQAEKVQKQYERGLVTDDERRQELIEIWTQASNEVGKAMEGNFDRSNPIYMMVDSGASGNMNQIRQVAAMRGLVANPKGEIIPRPIKSNFREGLTVLEYFIATHGARKGLADTALRTADSGYLTRRLVDVSQDVIIREDDCATERGLDKVIGVKGEDGVVRKDDNAETAAYARTAAVEVTHPDTGEALVAAGEDLGDVKIGELVAAGIETVKVRSVLTCDARTGTCAKCYGRSLATGKLVDIGEAVGIIAAQSIGEPGTQLTMRTFHTGGVASADDITQGLPRVVELFEARQPKGLAPITEFAGRVEIEETDKARKVLVTPDDGSEVQEYSVSKRARLLVADGDHVEVGHQLTVGTPDPKEVLRVLGIRRAQQHLVDEVQAVYRSQGVSIHDKHIEIIVRQMLRRVTVIESGETNLLPSDLVDRVIFEEENRRVVTEGGKPASGRAELMGITKASLATESWLSAASFQETTRVLTDAAINGRSDSLRGLKENVIIGKLIPAGTGLERYRNIRVEPTEEARAAAYSVTGYDSYDYEFGGGSGQAVALDDFDFGSYQN is encoded by the coding sequence GTGCTCGACGTTAATTTCTTCGACCAGCTGAAGATCGGCCTGGCCACCGCGGACGAGATCCGCGCCTGGAGCCACGGTGAGGTCAAGAAGCCGGAGACCATCAACTACCGCACGCTCAAGCCCGAGCGCGACGGCCTGTTCTGCGAGAAGATCTTCGGTCCCACCCGGGACTGGGAGTGCTACTGCGGCAAGTACAAGCGGGTGCGCTTCAAGGGGATCATCTGCGAGCGCTGCGGCGTCGAGGTGACCCGCTCGAAGGTCCGCCGCGAGCGGATGGGCCACATCGAGCTGGCCGCCCCGGTGACCCACATCTGGTACTTCAAGGGTGTGCCGTCGCGGCTGGGCTACCTGCTGGACCTGGCGCCGAAGGACCTCGAGAAGGTCATCTACTTCGCCGCCTACATGATCACCTCCGTCGACGAGGACGCCCGTCACCGCGACCTGTCCTCGCTCGAGGGCAAGGTGCAGCTGGAGCGCGAGCGCCTCGAGAAGCGTCGCGACGGCGCGATCGAGGACCGGACCAAGAAGCTGGAGGAGGACCTCGCGACCCTCGAGGCCGAGGGCGCCAAGGCCGACCAGCGGCGCAAGGTGCGTGACGGCGCCGAGCGGGAGATGAAGCAGCTGCGCGACAAGGCGCAGCGCGAGATCGACCGTCTCGACGAGGTCTGGGACACCTTCAAGTCGCTGAAGGTCCAGGACCTCATGGGCGACGAGATGCTCTACCGCGAGATGAAGGCGTGGTTCGGCAAGTACTTCGAGGGCCACATGGGCGCCACGGCGATCCAGAAGCGCCTGGAGTCCTTCGACATCGAGGCCGAGGTCGAGGCGCTGCGCGACGTCATCGCCACGGGCAAGGGCCAGCGCAAGGTCCGTGCCCTCAAGCGGCTGAAGGTGGTCGACGCCTTCCGCAAGACCGGCAACCAGCCGATCGGCATGGTGCTCGACGCCGTCCCGGTCATCCCGCCGGACCTGCGGCCGATGGTCCAGCTGGACGGTGGCCGCTTCGCGACCTCCGACCTCAACGACCTCTACCGCCGGGTGATCAACCGCAACAACCGTCTCAAGCGGCTGCTCGACCTCGGTGCGCCCGAGATCATCGTCAACAACGAGAAGCGGATGCTCCAGGAGGCCGTCGACTCGCTGTTCGACAACGGCCGCCGCGGTCGTCCGGTCACCGGCCCGGGCAACCGGCCGCTGAAGTCGCTGTCCGACATGCTCAAGGGCAAGCAGGGCCGGTTCCGCCAGAACCTGCTCGGCAAGCGCGTCGACTACTCCGGCCGTTCGGTGATCGTGTCGGGTCCGCAGCTGAAGCTGCACCAGTGCGGTCTGCCCAAGCAGATGGCCCTGGAGCTCTTCAAGCCCTTCGTCATGAAGCGGCTCGTGGACCTGTCGCACGCCCAGAACATCAAGTCCGCGAAGCGGATGGTGGAGCGTGCCCGGCCGGTCGTGTGGGACGTGCTCGAGGAGGTCATCACCGAGCACCCGGTGCTGCTCAACCGGGCACCCACGCTGCACCGCCTCGGCATCCAGGCCTTCGAGCCGCAGCTGGTCGAGGGCAAGGCCATCCAGATCCACCCGCTGGTCTGCACGGCGTTCAACGCCGACTTCGACGGTGACCAGATGGCGGTGCACCTGCCGCTGTCCGCCGAGGCGCAGGCCGAGGCGCGGATCCTGATGCTGTCGACGAACAACATCCTCAAGCCGTCCGACGGCCGGCCGGTCACCATGCCGACGCAGGACATGATCATCGGCCTGTTCTTCCTCACCACGCAGCGTGAGGGCGAGCCAGGCGAGGGCCGGGCGTTCGCCTCGACGGCCGAGGCCGTCATGGCCTTCGACCACGGTGAGATCAGCCTGCAGAGCAAGGTCAGGATCCGGTTCCCCGACCTGGTGCCGCCGCTCGACCTCGAGCTGGGCGAGGACTGGGAGGAGGGTCGCTCGATCACCCTCGAGACGACCCTGGGTCGGGCGCTGTTCAACGACACGCTGCCCGCCGACTACCCGTACGTGAACTACGAGGTCGGCAAGAAGGCCCTGGGCGCGATCGTCAACGACCTCGCCGAGCGCTACTCCAAGGTCGAGGTCGCGGCGTCCCTGGACGCCCTCAAGGACGCCGGTTTCCACTGGGCCACCCGGTCCGGTGTGACCGTCTCCATCGACGACGTCACCACCCCGGAGGACAAGGCCGGCATCCTCGCTGACTACGAGAAGCAGGCCGAGAAGGTCCAGAAGCAGTACGAGCGGGGCCTGGTGACCGACGACGAGCGCCGCCAGGAGCTCATCGAGATCTGGACGCAGGCCTCCAACGAGGTCGGCAAGGCCATGGAGGGCAACTTCGACCGGTCGAACCCGATCTACATGATGGTCGACTCCGGTGCCTCCGGAAACATGAACCAGATCCGGCAGGTCGCGGCCATGCGTGGTCTGGTGGCCAACCCGAAGGGCGAGATCATCCCGCGTCCGATCAAGTCCAACTTCCGTGAGGGCCTCACGGTGCTGGAGTACTTCATCGCGACGCACGGCGCCCGGAAGGGTCTGGCGGACACCGCGCTGCGGACCGCCGACTCCGGCTACCTGACCCGTCGACTGGTCGACGTCTCCCAGGACGTCATCATCCGCGAGGACGACTGCGCCACCGAGCGCGGCCTCGACAAGGTGATCGGCGTCAAGGGCGAGGACGGTGTCGTCCGCAAGGACGACAACGCCGAGACCGCGGCGTACGCCCGGACGGCGGCCGTCGAGGTCACCCACCCCGACACCGGCGAGGCGCTGGTGGCTGCGGGCGAGGACCTCGGCGACGTCAAGATCGGCGAGCTGGTCGCGGCCGGCATCGAGACGGTCAAGGTCCGCTCCGTGCTGACCTGCGACGCCCGGACCGGTACCTGCGCCAAGTGCTACGGCCGGTCGCTGGCCACCGGCAAGCTGGTCGACATCGGCGAGGCCGTCGGCATCATCGCGGCCCAGTCGATCGGTGAGCCCGGCACGCAGCTGACGATGCGGACCTTCCACACCGGTGGTGTGGCCTCGGCCGACGACATCACGCAGGGTCTGCCCCGTGTGGTCGAGCTGTTCGAGGCCCGTCAGCCCAAGGGTCTGGCGCCGATCACGGAGTTCGCCGGCCGGGTCGAGATCGAGGAGACCGACAAGGCCCGCAAGGTCCTGGTCACCCCCGACGACGGCTCCGAGGTCCAGGAGTACTCCGTCAGCAAGCGGGCCCGGCTGCTGGTCGCCGACGGCGACCACGTCGAGGTCGGCCACCAGCTGACGGTCGGTACGCCGGACCCGAAGGAGGTGCTCCGCGTGCTCGGTATCCGTCGGGCGCAGCAGCACCTCGTCGACGAGGTCCAGGCGGTGTACCGGTCGCAGGGTGTGTCGATCCACGACAAGCACATCGAGATCATCGTGCGGCAGATGCTGCGCCGCGTGACGGTCATCGAGTCGGGTGAGACCAACCTGCTGCCCTCCGACCTGGTCGACCGGGTGATCTTCGAGGAGGAGAACCGGCGCGTGGTCACCGAGGGTGGCAAGCCCGCCTCGGGTCGTGCGGAGCTGATGGGCATCACGAAGGCGTCGTTGGCCACCGAGTCGTGGCTGTCGGCGGCCTCCTTCCAGGAGACGACCCGCGTCCTCACCGACGCGGCGATCAACGGTCGCAGCGACTCGCTGCGCGGCCTGAAGGAGAACGTGATCATCGGCAAGCTGATCCCGGCCGGCACCGGCCTGGAGCGCTACCGCAACATCCGGGTCGAGCCGACCGAGGAGGCTCGCGCGGCGGCGTACTCCGTCACCGGGTACGACTCCTACGACTACGAGTTCGGCGGCGGAAGCGGCCAGGCGGTCGCCCTGGACGACTTCGACTTCGGTTCCTACCAGAACTGA